A DNA window from Leopardus geoffroyi isolate Oge1 chromosome A1, O.geoffroyi_Oge1_pat1.0, whole genome shotgun sequence contains the following coding sequences:
- the SMN2 gene encoding survival motor neuron protein, which translates to MAMGGGSGVPEQEDSVLFRRGTGQSDDSDIWDDTALIKAYDKAVASFKHALKNGDISEASDKPKGTPKRKPAKKNKSQKKNTTAALKQWKVGDKCSAIWSEDGCVYPATIASIDFKRETCVVVYTGYGNREEQNVSDLLSPACAVDNNVEQNAQENENESQISTDESENSCRSPGNKSNNVKSKATSWNSFLPPPPPMPGAGLGPGKPGLKFNGPPPPPPPPPHFLSCWLPPFPSGPPIIPPPPPICPDSLDDADALGSMLISWYMSGYHTGYYMGFKQNQKEGRCSHFN; encoded by the exons ATGGCGATGGGGGGAGGCAGCGGTGTCCCCGAGCAGGAGGATTCGGTGCTGTTCCGGCGTGGCACAGGCCAG AGTGATGATTCTGACATTTGGGATGATACAGCTTTGATAAAAGCTTATGATAAAGCTGTAGCTTCATTTAAG CATGCTCTAAAGAATGGTGACATTTCTGAAGCTTCAGATAAACCAAAAGGCACACCTAAAAGAAAACCTGCTAAgaagaataaaagccaaaaaaagaatACCACAGCAGCCCTGAAGCag TGGAAAGTTGGTGACAAGTGTTCTGCCATTTGGTCAGAAGACGGCTGCGTTTACCCAGCTACCATTGCTTCAATTGATTTTAAGAGAGAAACCTGCGTTGTGGTTTACACTGGATATGGAAATAGGGAGGAGCAAAATGTGTCTGATCTACTTTCCCCAGCCTGTGCAGTGGATAATAATGTAGAACAGAATGCTCAGGAG aatgaaaatgaaagtcaaATTTCAACAGATGAAAGTGAGAACTCCTGCAGGTCTCctggaaataaatcaaataacgTCAAGTCAAAAGCTACTTCGTGGAACTCTTTTCTGCCTCCACCACCCCCCATGCCAGGAGCAGGACTGGGACCGGGAAAG CCTGGTCTAAAGTTCAATggcccaccaccacctccaccaccaccaccacacttCCTATCATGCTGGTTGCCTCCGTTTCCTTCTGGACCACCA ataattcccccaccacctcccataTGTCCAGATTCTCTTGATGATGCTGATGCTTTGGGAAGTATGTTAATCTCTTGGTACATGAGTGGCTATCATACTGGTTACTATATG